The Arachis hypogaea cultivar Tifrunner chromosome 14, arahy.Tifrunner.gnm2.J5K5, whole genome shotgun sequence genome has a segment encoding these proteins:
- the LOC140178704 gene encoding uncharacterized protein → MLGKFLSNQELHQLEEDMKRSPTEYLNRLSSQIDTCLSESLFASKAIKAGDCILKVSYRVQITADNIPAKIKSLISEEVANVAKLAVLLLIEGKLGQDSQWNPYICRLPWQEELHNTTFLNESEREMIHRSSVYWETINQKSQIERDFLAIRPFQIQRHLEKRGLLGFLSLSISARIFNRCLSLFLFPYWKSQYLPLPLAAATCVRRRTTYRRRARRRRRRARRETERD, encoded by the exons ATGCTAGGGAAGTTTCTTTCAAATCAGGAATTGCATCAACTGGAAGAGGATATGAAACGTAGCCCTACTGAATATTTGAACAGGCTCAGTTCACAAATTGATACTTGTTTGTCAGA GTCTCTGTTTGCTTCTAAGGCGATAAAAGCCGGAGATTGTATTTTGAAGGTTTCTTATAGAGTG CAAATAACAGCAGATAATATCCCTGCTAAGATCAAATCTCTGATCAGTGAGGAAGTTGCGAATGTTGCAAAACTTGCTGTTCTTCTTCTAATTGAGGGGAAATTGGGTCAG GACTCTCAGTGGAATCCTTATATCTGCCGTCTACCATGGCAAGAGGAGCTGCATAACACG ACTTTTTTGAATGAAAGTGAGCGGGAGATGATTCATCGAAGCTCGGTTTATTGGGAAACAATTAACCAAAAGTCTCAAATTGAAAGGGACTTCTTGGCGATCAGGCCT tttcagatTCAAAGGCATTTGGAGAAGAGAGGTCTGCTAGGGTTTCTCTCTTTATCAATTTCTGCTAGAATTTTCAATCGctgtctctctctcttcctcttcccTTATTGGAAATCTCAATATCTTCCTCTTCCCCTCGCTGCCGCAACCTGCGTCCGCCGCCGCACAACATACCGCCGCCGCGCAAGACGCCGCCGCCGCCGTGCAAGACGAGAAACTGAGAGAGATTAG